One window from the genome of Candidatus Nealsonbacteria bacterium encodes:
- a CDS encoding orotidine 5'-phosphate decarboxylase has product MSGKMNAKDRLILALDPNREEIKKWMRTEPTNKVKEKIREKVVSILDELEGEVGFVKVNYVSSMVPDIIDIIQQRKIGVWLDGKYKDIPGTVEGWTMGAILNNVDKITIHADGGLKMIQYATEIAKITKEIKQFRDIEIFAISVLTSIGPEVLSNELKIPGNLMNKVMVYAKLAEKGGVDGVVASAMESPVLARKLKSGMHIITPAITPNWAIKRDDQNKSRITTPYQAIISGSTKIVVGSAIIDAETYGKTRIEAAQAIVAEIDQALTSRNF; this is encoded by the coding sequence ATGAGTGGAAAAATGAACGCGAAAGATAGGCTGATTTTAGCTTTAGACCCCAATAGAGAAGAAATAAAAAAATGGATGAGAACGGAGCCGACAAATAAGGTTAAAGAAAAAATAAGAGAAAAAGTAGTTTCTATTCTGGACGAGCTGGAAGGAGAAGTTGGTTTTGTGAAGGTAAACTATGTTTCCAGCATGGTTCCTGATATTATTGATATCATTCAGCAAAGGAAAATTGGTGTTTGGCTGGACGGAAAATACAAAGACATTCCAGGAACTGTTGAAGGATGGACAATGGGTGCAATTCTGAACAACGTAGATAAAATAACAATTCACGCTGACGGTGGATTAAAAATGATTCAGTACGCAACAGAAATAGCAAAAATAACGAAAGAAATAAAACAGTTTCGAGACATTGAAATTTTTGCAATCAGCGTTTTAACCAGCATTGGCCCTGAAGTTCTTAGTAACGAACTGAAAATACCCGGAAATCTTATGAATAAAGTTATGGTATATGCCAAATTAGCTGAAAAAGGAGGAGTGGATGGAGTTGTGGCCTCTGCTATGGAATCGCCCGTTTTAGCAAGAAAATTAAAATCAGGAATGCACATTATTACACCAGCGATAACACCAAACTGGGCAATAAAAAGGGATGATCAAAATAAATCTAGAATTACTACTCCTTACCAAGCAATAATCAGCGGATCAACTAAAATTGTAGTAGGCAGCGCCATTATTGATGCTGAAACATACGGAAAAACGAGAATTGAAGCAGCTCAAGCCATTGTAGCTGAAATTGATCAAGCCTTGACCAGCAGGAATTTCTAG
- a CDS encoding phosphatidate cytidylyltransferase: MSNINDKTLNQNDTENNFRKRLITFAVLLIPIGFLFLIIIPSFFSKYFPFLTSFALIFLAWQCVKEIGKIEKGRNQEKLSLLSIFFAIYIFIALGMYSYLIFSENGFLWLIVAIIGVAFFDSFSYLIGKTVRFFMNFLFLKKFIKKQIKIHKMVPTISPKKTWEGAVGGFIACLIAVGISGKLLLLLDFWQIIITGTFIAVLAFLGDLFESFYKRKMEIKDSGSVLPGHGGLLDRIDSALLVIFGIILLKLIF, encoded by the coding sequence TTGTCAAATATAAATGATAAAACTTTAAATCAGAACGATACAGAAAATAATTTTAGAAAAAGATTGATCACTTTCGCTGTTTTATTAATCCCAATAGGATTTCTTTTTTTGATTATTATTCCGTCTTTTTTTTCAAAATATTTTCCTTTTTTAACGAGTTTTGCTTTAATTTTTTTAGCTTGGCAATGCGTTAAAGAAATTGGGAAAATAGAAAAAGGCAGAAATCAAGAAAAGTTATCCTTGCTGTCAATTTTTTTCGCGATATATATATTTATCGCCCTAGGCATGTATTCCTATTTGATATTCAGCGAGAACGGGTTTTTGTGGCTTATAGTTGCAATTATTGGCGTCGCTTTTTTTGATTCGTTCTCTTATCTGATAGGAAAAACTGTGCGATTTTTTATGAATTTTTTATTCCTGAAAAAATTTATTAAAAAACAAATAAAAATTCATAAAATGGTTCCGACTATTTCTCCCAAGAAAACTTGGGAAGGAGCAGTAGGAGGCTTTATCGCTTGCTTAATAGCCGTTGGCATATCGGGGAAATTACTTCTTTTATTGGATTTTTGGCAGATAATAATTACAGGAACTTTTATCGCCGTGCTTGCTTTTCTAGGCGATTTATTCGAATCGTTTTATAAAAGAAAAATGGAAATAAAAGATTCGGGAAGTGTTTTACCGGGCCACGGTGGTTTACTCGACAGAATCGACAGCGCCTTATTGGTTATTTTTGGGATCATTCTTTTAAAGCTGATTTTCTGA
- a CDS encoding DUF1648 domain-containing protein: protein MKKNILVKITILFIIFVSFGMSAFFYPVLPDKMASHWNIKGEIDGYLSKTWALFLMPAISLILFLFFILIPRIDPLRENIEKFIKYYYGFIIVLILFLYYIYYITLILNIGFKFNIIQLLIPAFAGLFYYLGILTENLKRNWFIGIRTPWTLSSDNVWLKTHKTGGKLYKTCGAITLLGISFPDFAIFLVILPIILFSLGLIVFSYFEYKKEEKKSKRRKK, encoded by the coding sequence ATGAAAAAAAATATTTTAGTTAAAATAACGATTTTATTTATAATATTCGTGTCTTTCGGGATGAGCGCTTTTTTTTATCCCGTACTTCCCGATAAAATGGCTTCCCATTGGAACATTAAGGGAGAGATAGACGGTTATCTGTCTAAAACTTGGGCTTTATTTTTGATGCCCGCAATTTCCTTGATATTATTTTTATTTTTCATTTTAATTCCCAGAATAGACCCCTTAAGGGAAAATATCGAAAAATTTATAAAATATTATTACGGGTTTATTATAGTTTTAATTTTATTTTTATATTATATTTACTACATTACTCTTATTTTAAATATCGGATTTAAATTTAATATTATCCAATTATTAATTCCCGCTTTTGCCGGCCTTTTTTATTATCTGGGCATTCTAACGGAAAACTTAAAAAGAAACTGGTTTATCGGCATTAGAACTCCCTGGACATTGAGCAGTGACAATGTTTGGTTAAAAACCCATAAAACCGGAGGGAAACTTTATAAAACTTGCGGAGCGATTACGCTTTTGGGGATATCTTTTCCTGATTTTGCCATTTTTTTAGTTATTTTACCTATAATTTTATTTTCTTTAGGCTTGATTGTTTTCTCTTATTTTGAATATAAAAAAGAGGAAAAAAAATCCAAAAGAAGAAAAAAATAA
- a CDS encoding efflux RND transporter periplasmic adaptor subunit, whose product MKKKPIILIIIVLILILLGSYKFFFGVKKEVYNFDTAKIGNVVQEVSAVGRVQKGELINLGLKDVGKIDKIYIKVGDDVKSGEKLLKIETTQLSIQLVEAKAALDLANSELNKLLVGETPEKIKVIQTGVDNAKITYENAKQSLTDITNSAEENLNSSYEDALIILEDSYLKAYNAFNSADLIKRTYFTYNDQESINFKEKKEIIENLKNQIKYYLDLAKADPKSQNIDIALTKIKDNLDDIYDALSVIRNLCEGNYRDIVSSTDKTYLDTHKTNINTVLASIVSAEQSISSTKLTNNYNINTAKASVLSTEGAFKKAQDEMSLMLAGPRQEDIDLYRAKKNQAGARLNILENQIAEAVLKSPVDGKITKINKEIGEQVLMGEAVISLIPAKPFQVETDVSESDIGKIKIGNYIKIILDAFPEEEFSGKVIEIDPAETVIAGVIYYKIKASLESEDERIKPGMTANLTVIIDSKENALVIPQRAVIEKNGKKFTRILKNKDNFEEIEIQTGLRGSSGVIEILSGLKEGDKVITSIKEK is encoded by the coding sequence ATGAAAAAAAAGCCGATTATTTTAATTATTATAGTTTTAATTTTAATTTTGTTGGGAAGTTATAAGTTTTTTTTTGGTGTAAAAAAAGAAGTTTATAATTTTGATACGGCAAAAATTGGAAACGTTGTTCAGGAGGTATCTGCTGTTGGCCGAGTTCAGAAAGGAGAGCTGATAAATTTAGGCCTTAAAGATGTCGGTAAGATTGATAAAATTTATATTAAGGTTGGAGACGATGTTAAATCCGGAGAAAAATTATTAAAAATTGAAACAACCCAGCTTTCAATTCAGCTCGTTGAAGCTAAAGCTGCTTTAGATTTGGCAAACTCAGAATTAAACAAGTTATTAGTCGGTGAAACTCCGGAAAAAATTAAAGTTATTCAGACAGGGGTTGATAATGCCAAAATTACTTATGAAAATGCAAAACAATCATTGACCGATATTACTAATTCAGCCGAAGAAAATTTAAATTCATCTTATGAGGATGCTTTAATTATTTTGGAAGATTCTTATTTGAAAGCTTACAACGCTTTCAATTCCGCGGATTTAATCAAAAGAACGTATTTTACCTATAATGACCAGGAAAGCATAAATTTTAAAGAGAAAAAAGAAATAATAGAAAATTTAAAAAACCAGATTAAATACTATTTGGATTTGGCAAAAGCAGACCCAAAAAGCCAAAATATTGATATTGCCTTAACCAAAATAAAAGACAATTTAGATGATATTTACGATGCTTTAAGCGTGATTCGAAATCTTTGCGAAGGAAATTACCGGGACATTGTTTCTTCGACTGATAAAACTTATTTAGACACCCATAAAACAAACATTAATACCGTTTTAGCCAGCATTGTTAGCGCTGAACAATCTATTTCTTCAACAAAATTAACCAATAATTACAATATAAATACCGCTAAAGCTTCGGTTCTTTCAACGGAAGGGGCTTTTAAAAAAGCACAAGACGAAATGTCTCTGATGTTGGCCGGTCCCCGGCAAGAAGATATTGATTTATACCGGGCTAAAAAAAATCAGGCTGGAGCAAGGCTTAATATTTTGGAAAATCAAATCGCAGAAGCTGTTTTAAAAAGTCCTGTGGATGGAAAAATAACAAAGATAAATAAAGAAATAGGTGAGCAAGTATTGATGGGCGAGGCGGTTATTTCTTTAATCCCGGCAAAACCATTTCAAGTTGAAACGGATGTTTCCGAATCGGATATCGGAAAAATTAAAATTGGAAATTACATCAAAATTATTTTAGATGCTTTTCCGGAAGAAGAATTTTCAGGGAAGGTGATTGAAATTGACCCTGCCGAAACCGTAATTGCCGGCGTAATTTATTATAAAATCAAAGCCAGCCTTGAATCTGAAGATGAAAGAATCAAACCTGGGATGACGGCAAATCTTACCGTTATTATTGACTCGAAAGAAAACGCCTTGGTTATTCCCCAAAGAGCGGTTATTGAAAAAAATGGCAAGAAATTTACAAGAATCTTAAAAAACAAGGATAATTTTGAAGAAATAGAAATACAGACCGGTTTAAGGGGAAGCAGCGGTGTAATTGAAATTTTATCCGGCCTGAAAGAAGGAGATAAGGTTATTACTTCAATAAAAGAGAAATAA
- a CDS encoding ABC transporter ATP-binding protein, with the protein MIEVRNIKKTYNGIVPTKALDGVSFDIAEGEFVAIMGPSGCGKSTLMHIMGFLDKPSSGTYKLKGRSMDDFNDDELARIRNKEMGFVFQSFNLLARTSVLENVKLPLTYSGLSSEMEDKLAIKALEAVDLSKRAPYLSNQLSGGEQQRVAIARAIVNHPSVIFADEPTGNLDSKSGQQIMDILQKINDEGRTIILVTHEKYTSEMAKRLIQLKDGKIVSDEKIAYRRLAKDGLIK; encoded by the coding sequence ATGATAGAGGTTAGGAATATTAAAAAAACTTATAATGGCATTGTCCCCACCAAAGCTCTTGATGGGGTTTCTTTTGATATTGCAGAAGGAGAGTTTGTGGCCATTATGGGACCATCTGGTTGCGGTAAATCAACCTTAATGCATATTATGGGTTTTTTAGATAAGCCGAGCTCCGGAACTTATAAATTAAAAGGAAGAAGTATGGATGATTTTAATGATGACGAACTGGCGAGAATAAGAAACAAAGAAATGGGTTTTGTTTTCCAAAGTTTTAATTTACTTGCGAGAACCTCTGTTTTGGAAAACGTTAAACTTCCTTTGACTTATAGCGGGCTATCTTCTGAAATGGAGGATAAACTGGCAATAAAGGCCTTGGAAGCAGTCGACCTTTCCAAGAGGGCTCCTTATTTATCAAATCAATTATCCGGCGGAGAACAGCAAAGAGTGGCGATAGCTCGAGCAATAGTAAATCATCCTTCGGTTATTTTTGCCGACGAACCAACGGGAAATCTGGACAGCAAGTCCGGCCAGCAAATAATGGATATTTTGCAGAAAATTAATGATGAAGGGCGTACGATAATTTTGGTTACTCACGAAAAATACACCTCGGAAATGGCCAAACGTCTTATTCAGCTGAAAGACGGAAAAATAGTCAGCGATGAAAAAATTGCCTATAGAAGGCTCGCCAAAGACGGTTTGATCAAATAA
- a CDS encoding ABC transporter permease, which translates to MLGIIIGIAAVVGMMSLGAGAQNLIVGQVMSLGSNNVFIEPGSFDPKKTSMMEAMMEQMEIKTLKISDCEAITKLNNVESASPIVMGMGRVVYKGIDKKISFLGTNESAQKVLENKIVLGREMTETDIKSRAAVAILGYKIKQDLFGDEDPIGSTIRIKNVNFKVIGAAEEVGSQMFLSIDEYIFVPVTAAQKLLLGTDHLNNIIMRIKDEKKLDETIEDVRFLLRERHNIYNPENDLSKDDFRIMSQEEAASTLTSITGIFTLFLSSVGAIALVVGGIGIMNIMLVSVTERTREIGLRKAVGARKKDILLQFLLEAIVLTIIGGIIGIILGIIFSFIGGIAISNILSVGWKFFISLKAIALGFGFSAMTGLVFGIYPARKAAKLNPIEALRYE; encoded by the coding sequence ATGCTTGGAATTATTATCGGAATTGCGGCTGTAGTGGGAATGATGTCTTTGGGAGCCGGAGCTCAAAACTTGATAGTGGGCCAAGTGATGTCTTTAGGTTCCAATAATGTTTTTATTGAGCCGGGATCTTTTGACCCTAAAAAAACTTCAATGATGGAAGCGATGATGGAGCAGATGGAAATAAAAACCTTAAAAATCAGCGATTGCGAAGCGATAACAAAATTGAATAACGTAGAATCGGCATCTCCGATAGTTATGGGAATGGGAAGGGTTGTATATAAGGGTATTGATAAAAAAATAAGTTTTCTTGGCACCAATGAAAGTGCTCAAAAAGTTTTAGAAAATAAAATTGTTTTGGGCCGGGAAATGACGGAAACGGATATTAAATCCCGGGCCGCTGTTGCTATTTTGGGTTATAAAATTAAACAGGATTTATTTGGCGATGAAGATCCGATAGGTTCGACGATAAGAATTAAAAATGTAAATTTTAAAGTAATAGGGGCGGCGGAAGAAGTGGGAAGTCAGATGTTTCTTTCGATTGATGAATATATATTTGTTCCGGTTACCGCCGCTCAGAAGCTTTTGTTGGGAACGGATCATTTAAATAATATTATAATGAGAATAAAGGACGAAAAAAAATTAGATGAAACGATAGAAGATGTGCGCTTTCTCTTGAGGGAAAGGCATAATATTTACAATCCCGAGAATGATTTAAGTAAGGATGATTTTAGGATAATGAGCCAAGAAGAAGCCGCCAGCACCTTAACTTCAATTACCGGAATCTTTACTTTATTTCTTTCAAGCGTCGGCGCTATTGCATTGGTCGTGGGGGGCATTGGAATAATGAATATTATGTTAGTTTCCGTGACTGAAAGAACAAGAGAAATCGGTTTAAGAAAAGCTGTAGGAGCTCGGAAAAAAGATATTTTGTTACAGTTTTTATTGGAAGCCATCGTGCTTACCATTATAGGAGGAATTATAGGCATTATTTTGGGGATTATTTTTTCTTTTATCGGGGGCATAGCCATTAGTAATATTTTAAGCGTAGGATGGAAATTTTTTATTTCCTTGAAAGCCATAGCATTGGGTTTTGGCTTTTCGGCTATGACCGGACTGGTTTTTGGAATTTATCCGGCTCGTAAAGCCGCTAAATTAAATCCAATTGAAGCTCTTCGTTACGAATAA
- a CDS encoding protein-L-isoaspartate O-methyltransferase codes for MANLVDSLIKEGWLKTPEIIEAFRKIKRIDFLPKDLKDLAGLNQALPIGFEQTISQPLVVAFMLEKLEPKKGDKILDIGSGSGWTTALLSEIVGKEGKVIAIELVPELAEFGKRNAEKYNFVKAGRASFIYADGSKGYPNITSCPELAEGFDKILCSASVHKKIPSAWKDQLKIGGRIVTPIDSSIWLLIKNPPTGGAKSDKFEEIEFPGFSFVPLIVK; via the coding sequence ATGGCAAATTTAGTTGATTCTTTAATAAAAGAGGGGTGGCTAAAGACTCCCGAAATAATTGAAGCTTTCAGAAAAATAAAAAGAATAGATTTTTTGCCAAAAGACCTTAAAGATTTAGCCGGACTGAATCAGGCTCTGCCTATTGGTTTTGAGCAAACTATTTCCCAGCCATTGGTAGTGGCTTTTATGTTGGAAAAATTGGAACCTAAAAAAGGAGATAAAATTTTAGATATAGGTTCGGGTTCCGGTTGGACAACCGCCTTGCTTTCGGAAATTGTCGGGAAGGAAGGAAAGGTGATTGCCATTGAATTGGTTCCCGAATTGGCGGAGTTTGGCAAGAGAAATGCAGAAAAATATAATTTCGTGAAAGCGGGAAGAGCCTCTTTTATTTACGCCGATGGCTCAAAGGGATATCCCAACATAACCTCTTGTCCTGAGCTTGCCGAAGGATTTGATAAGATTTTATGTTCAGCTTCAGTTCACAAAAAAATTCCTTCTGCCTGGAAAGACCAGTTAAAAATAGGAGGCAGAATTGTGACTCCCATTGATTCTTCGATTTGGTTATTGATTAAAAATCCGCCGACTGGCGGAGCAAAGAGTGATAAATTTGAAGAAATTGAGTTTCCCGGGTTTTCTTTCGTGCCCTTAATCGTTAAATAG
- a CDS encoding PAS domain S-box protein, with translation MEKLAIEESLFLYKNIFDKIIEPVVIFDPNGNINYVNETLIKIGEYGLKEIQSKPIIFLLPDREKNRIESLIREVLKEGKTYRDFNTFFQTKNKKEIPIALTLIPLLEGKKIIGGFAIIVDIRQLEGLLEGLNRARSELEQRVKERTRDLEQKTSELEKAKMAIEEAKNILEVKVAARTRELKELNEKLEEKVGQRTKELQEKLNELDKWYRLTVGRELKMIELKEEINKFKKRML, from the coding sequence ATGGAAAAATTAGCGATAGAAGAATCATTGTTTTTATATAAAAATATTTTCGATAAAATAATCGAACCGGTGGTTATTTTTGACCCAAATGGAAATATCAACTATGTCAACGAAACATTGATTAAAATAGGAGAATACGGCTTAAAAGAAATTCAATCAAAGCCGATTATTTTTTTGCTTCCCGACCGGGAAAAAAATCGTATCGAGAGTTTAATCCGAGAGGTTTTAAAAGAAGGCAAGACTTACCGAGATTTTAACACTTTTTTCCAGACAAAAAATAAAAAGGAGATACCCATTGCTCTTACTTTAATTCCGTTATTGGAAGGAAAAAAAATAATCGGAGGATTTGCCATTATTGTTGATATAAGACAATTGGAGGGTTTGCTTGAAGGTTTAAATCGGGCCAGGTCGGAATTAGAGCAAAGAGTAAAAGAAAGAACCCGTGATTTGGAACAAAAAACATCAGAACTGGAAAAAGCGAAGATGGCCATTGAGGAAGCAAAAAACATTCTTGAAGTTAAAGTGGCCGCCAGAACCCGCGAGTTGAAAGAGCTTAATGAAAAACTGGAAGAAAAAGTCGGGCAAAGGACTAAAGAGCTTCAAGAAAAATTAAATGAACTTGATAAATGGTACAGATTAACGGTTGGCCGGGAGTTAAAAATGATAGAATTAAAGGAAGAAATAAATAAATTTAAAAAAAGAATGTTGTGA
- a CDS encoding DJ-1/PfpI family protein codes for MIAIEKKIENRKIAIVISFRDFRDEEYFISKEILEKAGAKIFTVSDLPGKAFGKEGGEAEVDLLLEKLNPEEFDAVVFMGGPGALKHLDNPLSYNIAKETVLKEKILAAICISPVILAKSGVLRNKTATVWTGTFDKSALKFFKENWVNYQDGEVVIEEKIITARDSEAVQKFAGAIITALTL; via the coding sequence GTGATTGCAATTGAAAAAAAAATAGAAAACAGAAAAATAGCCATTGTTATTTCTTTCAGGGATTTTAGGGATGAGGAGTATTTTATTTCAAAAGAAATTTTAGAAAAAGCCGGAGCTAAAATATTTACCGTAAGCGACTTGCCGGGCAAGGCTTTCGGAAAAGAGGGAGGGGAAGCGGAAGTAGATTTATTATTGGAAAAATTAAATCCGGAAGAATTTGATGCCGTAGTTTTCATGGGAGGGCCGGGAGCGTTGAAGCATTTGGATAATCCGCTTTCTTATAATATAGCGAAAGAAACTGTTTTGAAAGAGAAAATATTAGCCGCAATTTGTATCTCACCCGTTATTTTAGCTAAATCAGGCGTTTTAAGGAATAAAACGGCTACGGTTTGGACGGGAACCTTTGATAAGAGCGCTTTAAAGTTTTTTAAGGAAAATTGGGTAAATTACCAAGATGGAGAGGTGGTGATAGAGGAAAAAATAATTACTGCCAGAGATTCCGAAGCAGTTCAAAAATTTGCCGGAGCCATAATTACGGCATTGACTCTTTAG
- the rplJ gene encoding 50S ribosomal protein L10, whose protein sequence is MPITKKQKQEIIEDLKEKIKQQKTIIFVDFKGLKVKDVFDFRKKLRKVNSLFKVSKKTLFRIALKDLDSALSEKVEKLEGQIGLIFGFKDEISAAKVAYNFAKEKENLKILGGFFEGKIIDKETIAELAKIPGKEELLGRLVGAIAAPITNFACVLQGNIKGLICVLSAIKK, encoded by the coding sequence ATGCCAATCACAAAAAAACAAAAACAAGAAATTATTGAGGACTTAAAAGAAAAAATCAAACAGCAAAAAACGATTATTTTTGTTGATTTTAAGGGACTGAAAGTAAAAGATGTTTTTGATTTCAGGAAAAAGTTAAGAAAAGTGAATTCTTTATTTAAGGTATCTAAAAAGACCTTATTTAGAATAGCCCTTAAAGACCTGGACTCGGCTTTGTCCGAGAAGGTTGAGAAGTTGGAAGGACAAATAGGGCTTATTTTCGGCTTTAAAGATGAAATTTCAGCGGCAAAAGTTGCTTATAATTTTGCCAAAGAAAAAGAAAATCTTAAAATATTGGGAGGTTTTTTTGAAGGAAAAATTATTGATAAGGAAACGATTGCGGAATTAGCTAAAATTCCGGGCAAAGAAGAGTTGTTGGGCAGGTTGGTCGGAGCTATTGCAGCTCCCATTACTAATTTTGCTTGTGTTTTACAAGGAAACATTAAAGGTCTGATTTGCGTGTTAAGCGCAATTAAAAAATAA
- the rplL gene encoding 50S ribosomal protein L7/L12: MTEEKKSAPAEATAEKEEKINVPEKFKSLVKEIETLSVLDLAELVKVLEKKFGVSAAPQIIAAQPTAAGSAESSGASEKSIFTIELKEVGVKKIEVIKAIRDITQKGLKEAKDLVDAAEKAAQVVKENVKKEEAEEIKKKLETAGAKVELK; this comes from the coding sequence ATGACAGAAGAAAAAAAATCCGCCCCCGCTGAAGCTACGGCGGAAAAGGAAGAAAAAATAAATGTTCCCGAAAAGTTTAAAAGCTTGGTAAAAGAGATAGAAACTCTTTCGGTTTTGGACTTGGCGGAACTGGTAAAAGTTTTAGAGAAAAAATTTGGCGTTTCAGCAGCTCCTCAGATTATAGCTGCCCAGCCAACAGCTGCCGGAAGTGCAGAATCCTCAGGCGCATCAGAAAAATCAATTTTTACCATAGAGTTGAAAGAAGTGGGAGTAAAAAAGATAGAAGTGATTAAAGCAATCAGAGATATTACCCAGAAAGGATTGAAAGAAGCCAAAGACTTGGTTGATGCCGCCGAAAAAGCAGCTCAGGTGGTGAAAGAAAACGTCAAGAAAGAAGAAGCCGAAGAAATTAAGAAAAAATTAGAAACTGCCGGAGCAAAAGTTGAACTTAAATAA
- a CDS encoding PHP domain-containing protein, with translation MKIDFHIHTNFSCDALNSPEEVVLSAISKGFDCICIVDHGTTEGASKALSFASKKPILVIPCIEINSKEGDIIGFNIKENIANGFTARDTIKKINLLGGIAIIAHPFAWPKNFKGNLEKFVIENKDLFFAVEVLNASAQDWANKKALGLVKKFNLPFTAGSDAHEASFIGKAFLEISKDCFSAGEILEEIKKRNALPRGEKVSFLLRMKNLFSTNIRKLKKGKTRA, from the coding sequence GTGAAAATAGATTTTCACATCCATACTAATTTTTCTTGCGATGCCCTAAATTCTCCCGAAGAGGTGGTTTTGAGCGCCATTTCAAAAGGTTTTGATTGTATTTGCATTGTTGACCATGGAACAACGGAAGGAGCTTCAAAAGCTCTTTCTTTCGCTTCTAAAAAGCCGATTTTAGTGATTCCTTGCATTGAAATCAACAGCAAAGAAGGGGATATCATCGGATTCAACATCAAAGAAAATATTGCGAACGGCTTTACGGCAAGGGATACAATAAAAAAGATAAACCTGCTGGGGGGAATCGCAATAATCGCTCATCCCTTTGCTTGGCCTAAAAACTTTAAGGGTAATTTAGAGAAATTTGTAATTGAAAACAAAGATCTATTTTTCGCAGTAGAAGTTTTAAACGCCAGCGCTCAAGATTGGGCTAATAAAAAGGCCCTTGGGCTTGTTAAAAAATTTAACCTGCCATTTACGGCAGGTTCTGATGCTCACGAAGCAAGTTTTATAGGCAAGGCTTTTTTGGAAATTTCAAAAGATTGTTTTTCTGCCGGAGAAATTTTAGAAGAAATAAAAAAAAGAAACGCCTTGCCAAGGGGAGAAAAAGTAAGCTTTCTTCTGAGAATGAAAAATCTTTTTTCAACGAACATCAGGAAATTAAAAAAAGGAAAAACAAGGGCGTGA
- a CDS encoding Lrp/AsnC ligand binding domain-containing protein: MPIGFVLLTVRLGQEKEIFKKLVKIPEILETNPVLGECDFLLKIKGKNRKEMSKMIMEKIKSIKGTRLAEFLPSKKYREGK; the protein is encoded by the coding sequence TTGCCGATAGGCTTTGTTTTATTAACAGTGAGACTTGGTCAAGAAAAAGAAATATTTAAAAAGCTTGTAAAGATTCCGGAAATTTTGGAGACGAATCCCGTTTTGGGAGAGTGCGACTTTTTACTGAAAATTAAAGGAAAAAACCGTAAAGAAATGTCAAAAATGATTATGGAAAAGATTAAATCCATAAAGGGCACCAGGTTAGCCGAATTTTTGCCTAGCAAAAAATATCGAGAAGGGAAATAA
- a CDS encoding nucleotide exchange factor GrpE — protein sequence MDKQRNKKLVFGESKTEEPSFAKATAGEEKKDSEDLKKQMEECEKKRDDYLKGWQRSQADFINYKKEEIARMKEILKYGGAELILTFLPILDNFEKAEKETPKDFQDNQYFKGLLQIKKQIQDFLKNQGIKEIESVGKKVDLNLHEIVGEVEMKDKESGTIIEETQKGYLFEDKLLRVAKVKTIK from the coding sequence ATGGATAAACAAAGAAACAAAAAGTTAGTTTTTGGTGAAAGTAAAACGGAGGAGCCCTCCTTCGCTAAAGCTACGGCGGGCGAGGAAAAAAAAGATTCTGAGGATTTAAAGAAACAGATGGAAGAATGCGAGAAAAAAAGAGACGATTATTTGAAGGGCTGGCAGCGCTCTCAGGCTGATTTCATAAACTATAAGAAAGAGGAAATCGCCAGAATGAAAGAAATTTTAAAATACGGCGGCGCGGAACTGATTTTGACTTTTCTTCCGATATTGGACAACTTTGAGAAAGCGGAAAAAGAAACACCTAAAGACTTTCAGGATAACCAGTATTTTAAGGGCCTTTTACAGATAAAAAAACAAATACAGGACTTTTTGAAAAATCAGGGAATAAAAGAAATAGAATCAGTCGGAAAGAAAGTGGACCTGAACCTTCATGAAATCGTAGGCGAGGTGGAAATGAAAGACAAGGAATCAGGCACTATAATAGAAGAAACGCAAAAAGGTTATTTATTCGAAGATAAATTATTGCGAGTCGCTAAGGTCAAAACAATCAAATAA